The following are encoded together in the Salvia hispanica cultivar TCC Black 2014 chromosome 6, UniMelb_Shisp_WGS_1.0, whole genome shotgun sequence genome:
- the LOC125197171 gene encoding vegetative cell wall protein gp1-like, producing the protein MKFKICVLLVAILSMLVSSIEATFFFHMKHCIEWPIYWSPFDHRGHHGHHGHHYKIYCPPPPSPEYESPPPPPPHPHKHKHKHKPPPPPPHPYKHKSHKHKSPPTIEAPSPAPMNIPPPTPAPLEAPSPSPIAIHPPLPPSPAPIEAPSPAPTNIPPPTEAPTPVPIEAPSPAPIEAPSPAPTAIPPPTEAPSPSPIEAPTPAPIEAPTPAPIEAPSPAPIQASIPTPAPIEAPSLAPMAIHPPPPPTEAPSPTPA; encoded by the exons ttAGTAGCTATTTTGTCGATGTTGGTATCAAGCATTGAGGcaactttcttttttcacaTGAAGCACTGCATAGAATGGCCTATTTATTGGTCTCCTTTTGATCACCGCGGCCACCATGGCCACCACGGCCACCactacaaaatatattgtCCACCACCACCTTCCCCTGAATACgaatcaccaccaccaccaccaccgcatccacacaaacataaacataaacataagccaccaccaccaccaccacatcCATACAAACACAAATCGCACAAACACAAATCACCACCAACAATAGAAGCTCCTTCTCCGGCACCAATGAACATTCCTCCGCCTACTCCGGCTCCCTTAGAAGCTCCTTCTCCATCACCAATAGCCATTCATCCTCCTCTGCCGCCTTCCCCAGCACCCATAGAAGCTCCTTCTCCGGCACCAACGAACATTCCTCCGCCTACAGAAGCGCCTACTCCGGTACCA ATAGAAGCGCCTTCTCCGGCACCCATAGAAGCGCCTTCTCCGGCACCCACTGCCATTCCTCCACCTACAGAAGCACCTTCTCCGTCACCTATAGAAGCGCCTACTCCAGCACCAATAGAAGCGCCTACTCCGGCACCCATAGAAGCTCCTTCTCCAGCACCTATACAAGCTTCTATTCCAACTCCGGCACCAATAGAAGCTCCTTCTCTGGCACCTATGGCGATTcatcctcctccgccgccgacAGAAGCACCTTCTCCGACTCCAgcttaa